Proteins from one Podospora pseudoanserina strain CBS 124.78 chromosome 1, whole genome shotgun sequence genomic window:
- the PKA4 gene encoding cytochrome c oxidase subunit 1 (COG:T; EggNog:ENOG503NW1V), with amino-acid sequence MAATVAHSQQTLSPGGPASNGGGGGGGGASGGGGGLHPLMAAAAANAAKQQQQQSQQRINARDQEPFDLTSKKLSLADFSRVRTLGTGTFARVCLVRPSHGTEADRSKVYALKILRKTEVIKLKQIDHVRHERQILSDVSGHPFITSFQASFSDHDFLYILLDYIPGGELFTYLRKYRRFDEDMARFYAAEIVLVLEYLHEHQGGIAYRDMKPENLLLDAEGHIKLVDFGFAKRLGNNENDHPEETYTLCGTPEYLAPEVIHNKGHTTAVDWWALGILIYEFLTGYPPFWHSNPIEIYKQIVEKPVVFPQDPPISPEAKDIIRQFCTVDRSRRLGNISGGAARVKAHPFFKGVDWDAVLARKYKGPILPPVRYPGDAQCFDIYPEEDDRKEEYTGEMAEKYDEYFKDF; translated from the exons ATGGCGGCCACTGTTGCGCATTCACAACAAACCCTCTCGCCTGGGGGCCCAGCAAGtaatggcggcggcggcggtggcggtggtgctagtggaggaggtggtggtcttcATCCCTTGATGGCGGCCGCGGCAGCCAATGCCgcgaagcagcagcaacagcagtctCAGCAAAGGATAAATGCCCGCGATCAGGAGCCGTTTGATTTAACGTCCAAGAAGCTAAGTCTGGCCGATTTCTCAAGGGTGAGAACGTTAGGAACGG GAACATTTGCGCGCGTATGCCTTGTTCGGCCATCGCACGGTACCGAAGCCGATCGCAGCAAAGTCTACGCTCTCAAAATTCTCCGCAAGACCGAGG TGATAAAGCTAAAGCAAATCGACCACGTCCGCCACGAGCGGCAAATCCTCTCCGATGTCTCAGGGCaccccttcatcacctccttccaggcctccttctccgacCATGACTTTCTGTATATCCTCCTCGACTACATCCCCGGCGGCGAGCTCTTCACCTACCTCCGCAAATACCGCCGTTTCGACGAGGACATGGCCCGGTTTTATGCTGCTGAAATCGTCCTCGTGCTCGAATACCTGCACGAACACCAAGGCGGCATCGCCTACCGGGACATGAAGCCGGAaaacctccttctcgacGCAGAAGGTCACATCAAGCTCGTAGACTTTGGCTTTGCGAAACGGCTGGGCAACAACGAAAACGATCATCCCGAAGAGACGTACACCCTCTGCGGCACACCAGAATACCTCGCTCCAGAAGTGATTCACAACAAGGGGCACACCACAGCGGTAGACTGGTGGGCATTGGGGATTCTAATCTACGAGTTCCTAACTGGGTACCCGCCGTTTTGGCACTCGAACCCAATCGAAATCTACAAACA AATTGTAGAAAAACCGGTCGTCTTCCCCCAAGACCCACCCATCTCACCAGAAGCAAAAGACATCATCCGCCAATTCTGCACGGTTGATCGTTCTCGAAGGTTAGGCAACATCAGCGGCGGCGCTGCCAGGGTAAAAGCTCACCCCTTTTTCAAGGGGGTGGACTGGGATGCGGTGCTGGCGAGGAAATACAAGGGTCCGATACTGCCACCGGTGAGGTACCCGGGGGATGCGCAGTGTTTTGATATTTAcccggaggaggatgatagGAAGGAGGAGTATACGGGTGAGATGGCTGAGAAGTATGACGAGTATTTTAAGGATTTTTAG
- the GYP2 gene encoding GTPase activating protein (GAP) (BUSCO:EOG09260K4B; EggNog:ENOG503NW7X; COG:S): MLNLSSFVQKAQQLLDPNQGLNITDSDRNPSKASLFQAQFRLPASQHPLYEITAELTIPLANATQSDRDRERGYQYAGKLHLSESYLCFSTTPSSFLQSASTPTSSVFTGQTHGGGPSGNGFTFPLSSIRRVERLHSQNFQFALAISTWNGISQEAAKDKDKKDLREQRITIQLASSRHACERFCDGLKKGLRTNVGNVAKLKKVVGECYSEYLLRPEEQKNATPPDAGLGLIFKYPGDPKKLRDRAKMRLWAEYLRDNGRNATLIRQPTFHKLIRVGLPNRLRGEMWELTSGSLYLRLENPTLYADTLAKHSGMESLAIDEIEKDLNRSLPEYPGFQSEEGIGRLRRVLTAYSWVNADVGYCQAMNIVVAALLIYMSEAQAFFLLSALCDRLVPGYYSTTMYGTLLDQKVFESLVEKTMPILWEHLVKSDVQLSVVSLPWFLSLYINSMPLVFAFRVLDVFFVEGPKVLFQVGLAILRINGEELLDAADDGAFISVLKSYFARLDESAHPKSENPKLRAVTRFQELMVVAFKEFSGITHNSITELRLKNKDAVLNNIESFAKRTAIRNLGPDSKLLSADELAALYDRFYGVLYERQQRDHIIKQEQARRAKNSRSRVAAVEGHDESIEKGRVGLGPSTSLMDYDAFREFLAGMSRWAISDAPSTPRRETTGDRQTGFYGSFRRGDVTLSPWGAGPEPADHEFVQRLFAKWDVGSASALTLQNVVSGMARIKGKRDIMGTINYFFELHDDDGDGRVDREGILRMSEALLFLSRRGLEGTLSPSSSNLALSTDNVNGGGENPGHSINERFLGSVSAFIRRCFEYADPDHPQNQNAIQDVQERLDAQKLEDDEELADPDAFAIGDDDDDDDDLMAMESPSASPKTTAVRPDKKLGQPPELQLNPASAGLSTDDDMSARRRVSKAQSVKANAALDPSNPLHITLPTFRMVVLADELLEQFFESSFPASFHIIEGLASSTTPTSASSLTTFSSLGIGAGRAVNAALGGAPGTPGAAAGGRGLRGVLDNIVTDGMRVAAEVRRRMEEAQRELEKNALPGQRTEEDDDEEDDDVGLGRPSGAGKSGAYSGDAERRSVRSSDRDLLTGADAEASDATATGAGRASGSPEGGGGGNGAGNEPGKGAGAGKVVGVEFDG, from the exons ATGTTGAACCTCTCCAGCTTCGTGCAAAAAGCCCAACAGCTACTGGACCCCAATCAGGGTTTGAATATCACCGACTCGGACAGAAATCCATCCAAAGCATCCCTCTTTCAAGCCCAGTTTAGACTTCCAGCCTCTCAACACCCGCTCTACGAGATCACCGCCGAGCTTACCATTCCCCTTGCCAATGCCACACAGAGCGACAGAGACCGTGAAAGAGGCTACCAGTACGCCGGAAAGCTTCACCTGTCCGAGTCCTACCTCTGCTTCTCTACCACACCATCCAGTTTCTTGCAGTCTGCGAGCACCCCGACTTCGTCGGTATTCACTGGCCAGACACATGGTGGAGGGCCGAGCGGGAACGGCTTCACCTTCCCCCTGTCATCCATTCGGAGGGTCGAGCGGCTTCACAGCCAGAACTTTCAG TTTGCCCTAGCTATCAGCACATGGAACGGTATAAGCCAGGAAGCcgccaaggacaaggacaagaaggacctAAGAGAACAGCGGATTACCATCCAGCTGGCCAGTAGTCGGCATGCATGTGAGAGGTTCTGCGATGGTCTAAAAAAGGGTCTCCGAACAAACGTTGGAAATGTGGCCAAACTGAAAAAGGTGGTGGGCGAGTGCTATTCCGAATACCTTCTCCGACCTGAAGAACAGAAAAATGCGACGCCTCCCGATGCCGGCTTGGGCCTCATTTTCAAGTACCCCGGCGATCCCAAGAAGCTTCGAGACAGGGCCAAGATGCGGCTGTGGGCCGAGTATTTGAGAGACAATGGACGGAATGCGACATTAATCCGTCAGCCTACCTTCCACAAACTAATCAGAGTCGGGCTGCCAAACAGGCTGAGGGGTGAGATGTGGGAGCTGACGTCTGGGTCACTATATCTGCGGCTTGAAAACCCAACACTGTACGCCGACACGCTCGCCAAGCATTCGGGCATGGAATCTCTGGCTATTGATGAGATCGAAAAGGACCTGAATCGCAGTCTTCCGGAATATCCTGGCTTCCAGAGCGAGGAGGGCATCGGCCGTCTTCGGCGGGTCTTGACTGCCTACAGCTGGGTCAATGCCGATGTTGGCTACTGCCAGGCGATGAACATTGTCGTTGCGGCCTTGCTAATCTACATGTCAGAAGCACAGgccttcttccttctctccgCCCTGTGCGATCGGTTGGTGCCGGGTTACTATTCAACCACCATGTACGGCACCCTTCTCGACCAAAAGGTGTTTGAGTCCTTGGTGGAGAAGACCATGCCCATCTTGTGGGAACATCTCGTGAAGAGTGACGTGCAGCTGTCTGTCGTGTCGCTGCCTTGGTTCCTCTCGCTTTATATCAACTCGATGCCTCTCGTCTTCGCCTTCAGGGTCTTGGACGTGTTCTTTGTCGAGGGCCCCAAAGTGCTGTTCCAGGTTGGCCTGGCCATCTTGAGGATAAACGGAGAGGAACTCTTGGATGCGGCGGATGACGGAGCCTTCATCTCGGTCCTCAAGTCCTACTTTGCCCGTCTCGATGAATCTGCTCACCCCAAGTCTGAGAACCCCAAACTCAGGGCGGTCACTCGGTTCCAGGAGCTCATGGTGGTGGCCTTCAAGGAGTTCTCGGGCATCACGCACAACAGTATTACTGAGCTTCGCCTCAAAAACAAGGACGCCGTCCTGAACAACATCGAGAGCTTTGCAAAGCGAACGGCCATCAGAAATCTTGGCCCCGATAGCAAGCTGCTGAGCGCCGATGAGTTGGCCGCCTTGTACGACAGGTTCTATGGCGTGTTGTACGAGAGACAACAGCGAGACCACATCATTAAGCAGGAGCAAGCAAGGCGAGCCAAGAACAGCCGCTCACgggtggctgctgttgaaggACACGACGAAAGCATCGAGAAAGGtcgggttgggttgggaccGAGCACCAGCCTGATGGACTATGACGCGTTCCGTGAATTCCTGGCGGGAATGTCCAGATGGGCCATCTCAGACGCACCCAGCACGCCGCGACGTGAGACTACGGGGGATAGGCAGACAGGCTTCTACGGCAGCTTTAGACGAGGTGACGTGACGTTGTCTCCCTGGGGGGCAGGTCCCGAACCGGCAGATCATGAATTTGTCCAGCGACTGTTTGCGAAGTGGGACGTGGGATCCGCCTCCGCTCTCACTCTCCAAAACGTTGTGTCGGGCATGGCTCGTATCAAAGGGAAGCGCGACATCATGGGCACCATCAACTACTTTTTTGAACTACACGATGACGACGGAGACGGCAGGGTCGATCGCGAAGGCATATTGCGCATGTCCGAGGCCTTGCTTTTCCTATCTCGCCGTGGGCTGGAAGGCACGCTCAGCCCGTCAAGTTCGAATCTCGCCCTCAGTACAGATAACGTGAACGGTGGCGGCGAGAACCCAGGCCATTCTATCAATGAGAGGTTCCTTGGCAGCGTCAGCGCCTTCATCAGGAGATGCTTTGAATATGCCGACCCGGATCATCCACAAAATCAAAATGCGATACAAGACGTGCAAGAACGACTAGATGCGCAGAAGCtagaggatgatgaggagctcGCAGACCCCGACGCCTTCGCCAttggcgatgacgacgatgacgatgacgatctCATGGCCATGGAATCACCATCCGCAAGTCCCAAAACAACAGCTGTTCGCCCTGACAAAAAGCTCGGCCAGCCACCTGAGCTGCAACTAAATCCAGCATCTGCAGGGCTCTCCACGGACGATGACATGTCAGCACGAAGACGGGTGTCCAAAGCTCAGTCGGTCAAGGCCAACGCGGCCTTGGACCCATCGAACCCGTTGCATATTACTCTCCCAACATTCCGCATGGTTGTACTTGCAGACGAGCTTCTGGAACAGTTTTTCGAGTCATCCTTCCCAGCATCATTTCACATTATTGAGGGTCTGGCCTCTTCGACCACACCCACCAGCGCATCGTCCTTGACTACCTTCTCCAGTCTTGGTATCGGCGCCGGACGGGCTGTCAATGCCGCGCTCGGTGGCGCTCCCGGAACACCTGGTGCTGCCGCTGGAGGTCGCGGCCTGCGCGGTGTCTTGGATAACATTGTCACCGACGGGATGCGCGTGGCGGCTGAAGTCCGCCGtaggatggaggaggcccAGCGCGAGCTTGAAAAGAACGCACTCCCAGGCCAGCgcaccgaggaggacgacgacgaagaggacgatgatgtGGGGCTTGGACGGCCATCAGGGGCTGGAAAGAGTGGGGCGTACTCTGGCGATGCGGAACGGCGAAGCGTGCGCAGTTCGGACCGAGACCTCTTGACAGGTGCAGACGCTGAAGCTAGTGACGCGACAGCGACAGGTGCCGGACGTGCCAGCGGGAGTCCcgagggtgggggtggtgggaatggggcCGGTAATGAGCCTGGCAAGGGCGCGGGGGCTGGCAAAGTTGTTGGGGTCGAGTTCGATGGCTAG
- a CDS encoding hypothetical protein (EggNog:ENOG503P8J7) — protein sequence MGNAQSTETARRYSQKLSKPKTNNHATAGLLSPSGSSNNPKRYSNRPLPDPPLSSPSPVSTPTSSVFDQADTAQTRNGRSASFTSVPALQQESKRRSLFRVRSTQVVPDADHRDSIGSGSRMVDLMNRANSLTYESAVAYYGPPEPEEWSSEPRTRTSWNYNLTSYEAKRLLNLVEEPGLEHATTMSENRMTVVTETTWKSSNPTNPPSTSVTRANSEVSLYMPVRRRSIIQTPGVATRANSMRSVPGQPRFNPRYSHPPTPSLSRQPSFDSYRDGIVSMPPRLDDIGSIPRAVTPREEDYQSIGGYKLGSLRITNGPASPSSPEVERKGGSRFKLGGDDDYFANTTASDQSSTTNPTTAALPPTQQQPDAAGLSHTTTTVVSQQTSVVSDGVSVTSTRQYLKEVNISPLSVRLSPPTSPRLQTTSKHTAHEDSLFEDDVLSEIAAAEILDVRLDPSAKPSQVTPTKALSRSDSGFISTTSPSPESPHKPLTKADSGYSSNVSLRSFKAKDQPSKKESMRSLEGRSEANRRSSSVRSDEREQIVPAYVIAPPREAPPPPVPPKDARRESPGPSPNPRSARQSSRSTSNLAPESSLNRAGNSRAPLSLTPIKNLRSRDRGPASPESVPTPVSAKSSKSDNSTLSIGTKPQKPNRLQRLLSSARRSAAGPLEAHATHAVGQNAIPSIPREVESKLQEHNGRFPITTKRLALRPRASLDTLKTIFSVGSMEASLDALHTAQKPPATAESGAEHSAKESSWRQTMHSVPTHIAHVASQVMPKKPIVRKPVVARQSFENRRSMDGRPRLVSEFANSSPRHSHEATLDALVGGRAVIYSPPDEDQEDTRYAIAHTELLASLPSPLLPSPLAKAMSMSSKTNTPPPVSMATRRQMSLRVPPPLRSQSSNSSLHRTASRESIQSYPAAQSLSRKPSRESIRSYPSYQQGMIPDAALPSAAPTMDPRRLSAFRQSSNRAPAWEVQSEYGGLSRQPSYTSMNGGSRRGSLSSVQEHEEDVIKRPSSAQPWQMRSSQQQQPLRHRASHDEWNQFARRPQAGHPPSMSNGYTATAKSVYEPRYAQQQHTPASTWSRSQLDASAGQWYQDASYPQVPRGHYRKRSMSLQNSYGPKPPYRVLHSYNSPAYRNAPIWG from the exons ATGGGAAACGCCCAGTCCACTGAGACAGCCCGGAGGTATTCCCAGAAGCTGTCCAAGCCGAAAACCAACAATCATGCCACAGCCGGTCTGTTGAGCCCCAGCGGCTCCTCAAATAATCCCAAGAGATACTCCAACCGCCCACTGCCAGATCCTCCATtgtcttctccctcgccagtCTCTACCCCAACCTCATCGGTTTTTGACCAGGCCGACACTGCCCAGACACGCAACGGCCGCAGTGCCTCGTTCACATCAGTCCCAGCTCTGCAACAGGAATCCAAACGAAGAAGCCTGTTCCGCGTGAGGTCAACCCAAGTTGTGCCTGACGCTGACCATCGGGATAGCATTGGGTCGGGATCGAGGATGGTGGATCTGATGAACAGGGCCAACTCGTTGACGTATGAGTCGGCAGTCGCATACTATGGGCCGCCCGAGCCTGAGGA GTGGTCATCCGAACCTAGAACCCGGACATCTTGGAACTATAACTTGACGTCATATGAGGCTAAGCGTTTGTTGAATCTCGTCGAAGAACCAGGGCTTGAACATGCGACGACCATGTCAGAGAATCGGATGACGGTTGTCACCGAGACGACGTGGAAGAGCTCCAATCCGACGAACCCTCCGAGCACCTCGGTCACCCGTGCCAACTCGGAAGTCTCGCTCTACATGCCTGTTCGACGAAGATCCATCATCCAAACGCCAGGCGTTGCTACCCGGGCAAATTCGATGCGCAGCGTTCCCGGACAACCGAGATTCAATCCACGATATAGTCACCCTCCTACCCCAAGTCTGTCCAGGCAACCGTCTTTCGACTCGTACCGAGATGGAATCGTTTCTATGCCGCCTCGGCTTGATGATATCGGGTCGATTCCCAGAGCGGTAACGCCGCGCGAGGAAGATTACCAGTCAATTGGTGGTTATAAGTTGGGTTCTTTGCGTATCACGAACGGGCCCGCCAGCCCTTCGAGTCCGGAGGTGGAGAGAAAAGGTGGAAGTCGGTTCAAGTtggggggagatgatgacTACTTTGCCAACACGACAGCTTCGGACCAGAGCAGCACGACAAACCCCACTACCGCTGCACTACCACCgacacaacaacagccagatGCTGCGGGACTCAGtcacaccaccacgaccGTTGTAAGCCAGCAGACAAGCGTTGTCTCTGACGGCGTCTCTGTCACGAGCACTCGACAATACTTGAAGGAGGTCAACATCAGCCCGCTCTCTGTCCGTTTATCTCCTCCGACAAGCCCGCGACTGCAGACCACATCCAAGCATACCGCCCACGAGGATTCACTgttcgaggatgatgttcTGTCGGAGATTGCAGCTGCCGAGATTCTGGATGTTCGTCTGGATCCCAGTGCAAAGCCATCTCAAGTCACTCCGACCAAGGCTCTGTCCAGAAGCGACAGCGGATTCATCTCGACGACGAGCCCCTCCCCCGAATCCCCGCACAAGCCATTGACAAAAGCCGATTCCGGCTATAGCTCCAATGTTTCTCTCCGCTCCTTCAAGGCGAAGGATCAACCTTCTAAGAAGGAGAGCATGCGCTCGCTTGAGGGCCGGTCGGAAGCAAACCGCCGGAGCAGCTCAGTCAGATCCGATGAGCGGGAGCAGATTGTGCCCGCCTATGTCATAGCACCACCGAGAGAagcaccgcctcctccagtaCCTCCGAAAGATGCTCGCCGCGAGAGCCCGGGTCCGTCGCCCAACCCAAGGTCTGCCAGACAATCGAGCCGCTCCACCAGCAACCTAGCTCCGGAGAGTAGCCTCAACAGAGCGGGAAACTCTAGGGCGCCGCTTTCTCTGACTCCAATCAAGAACCTCCGATCTCGTGATCGCGGACCAGCGTCTCCCGAATCTGTCCCCACTCCTGTCAGTGCCAAATCGTCAAAGTCTGACAACTCTACCTTGAGCATTGGGACCAAGCCTCAGAAACCCAACAGACTCCAGAGACTCCTAAGCAGTGCTCGTCGCTCTGCAGCTGGCCCACTGGAAGCCCATGCGACACATGCTGTTGGGCAGAACGCCATTCCGTCGATACCGAGAGAGGTGGAAAGCAAGCTTCAGGAGCACAATGGCAGGTTTCCCATAACAACCAAGAGGCTGGCACTGAGGCCTCGAGCCAGTTTGGATACTCTGAAGACCATTTTCAGTGTTGGAAGCATGGAGGCTAGTCTCGATGCCCTTCACACGGCTCAGAAGCCTCCTGCTACTGCTGAATCAGGAGCAGAGCACAGCGCAAAGGAGAGTTCGTGGAGGCAAACCATGCACTCTGTGCCCACGCACATTGCCCACGTCGCCTCGCAAGTTATGCCGAAGAAGCCCATCGTGCGGAAGCCTGTAGTAGCTCGGCAGAGTTTTGAGAACCGAAGGAGCATGGATGGCAGGCCACGGCTTGTTTCTGAATTTGCCAACAGCTCGCCTAGGCACTCTCACGAAGCGACACTTGATGCTCTGGTGGGTGGTCGTGCAGTCATCTACTCGCCCCCAGACGAGGACCAGGAGGATACGAGGTATGCCATCGCGCACACCGAACTGCTTGCTTCGCTTCCATCACCCTTGCTTCCTAGCCCACTCGCCAAGGCGATGTCCATGAGCAGCAAGACCAACACACCACCTCCGGTTAGTATGGCGACGAGGCGCCAGATGTCCCTCCGCGTGCCACCGCCCTTACGATCACAGTCATCCAACTCGAGTCTTCACCGCACGGCCAGCCGCGAGAGCATTCAGAGCTATCCTGCTGCTCAATCCCTCTCGAGGAAGCCCAGCAGGGAGAGTATTCGCAGCTACCCATCATACCAGCAAGGAATGATTCCGGACGCGGCTCTGCCCTCTGCTGCACCCACAATGGATCCCCGCCGCCTTTCAGCATTCCGTCAGTCGAGCAACAGGGCCCCCGCCTGGGAAGTTCAGTCTGAGTACGGCGGACTTTCCCGCCAGCCTTCATACACATCGATGAATGGTGGCAGCAGGCGGGGCTCACTCAGCTCAGTCCAGGAGCACGAAGAGGATGTCATCAAGCGCCCTAGCAGTGCTCAGCCATGGCAGATGCGGTCaagtcagcagcagcagcccttGAGGCACCGGGCCAGTCACGATGAGTGGAACCAGTTCGCAAGACGGCCACAAGCTGGACATCCTCCCTCCATGTCCAACGGCTACACAGCAACCGCCAAGTCAGTGTATGAACCGCGGTAtgcgcaacagcaacacaccCCGGCCAGCACTTGGAGCCGGAGTCAGCTTGATGCCTCGGCTGGGCAGTGGTACCAAGATGCATCTTACCCCCAGGTGCCACGAGGACATTATCGCAAGCGCAGCATGAGCTTGCAAAACTCGTATggaccaaaacccccctaCCGAGTGTTGCATAGCTACAACTCGCCCGCCTATCGCAACGCCCCTATTTGGGGATGA
- a CDS encoding hypothetical protein (COG:I; EggNog:ENOG503NU1A) → MFCIRFGREEPPKKKGKGNFIRRMTTLRRGAPSQGRSAMLQAALMSAGMGGNIRPHFTCHDSIRRHILYVYNIARGSEKTLRREKFEAFLKGTQGALWVEPLTQESYSFQDFFWVWSQNESAWSAVRRHEELDASKPISNYFISSSHNTYLDGNQLSSNSTADAYREVLSNGCRCIEIDVWNNPNSRSTSRTPSKSPQMEHRRQFSSNSIPRIAAERLDALMSRHSRSPSAPQSAFSSLESKHSRSPSAAQTTFSTLETRESSTTLDPRDLVGSRSRASSRSKEDKFNGEPVVHHHGTMTSMISFREVCIAVRETAFQRNPLPIIVSLEVGADKEHQEMMVQIMKEEWDGYLLDKPFDHIDHITQQPRLNELYNKILIKVKRISDKQVEDEIERGRKLGISSIRAKPPITKPLADLAIYTHSEHFDDHQSLHSRTPSHIFSLSEDCFHALAHDATKIRTLLSHNRDFFMRIYPKGLRVDSSNPDPSFHWRRGVQMVAMNWQRTDEGMMINDAMFANTHGWVLKPPGLLSDENVDVEDIPRRTLDLRITVLAGQAIPLPRDRRQLGGVGVMGDRRFRPMVKVELHVEKQKGGNQDLVKETVVAETDNPDWGYDSKSLDFFEVKDVIEGLSFVRFKVEDSSSIRDNLMAWACIRLDRLQTGYRCIDLLSKTRRKTEHAKLLVKVEKVFRAETPA, encoded by the exons ATGTTTTGCATAAGG TTCGGGCGAGAAGAGCCGCCCAAGAAAAAGGGCAAGGGGAACTTTATTCGCAGAATGACAACCCTTCGACGCGGAGCTCCCAGTCAGGGGAGATCGGCCATGCTCCAAGCTGCCCTTATGTCGGCTGGGATGGGTGGAAATATACGCCCACATTTTACCTGCCATGACTCCATCAGAAGACACATCCTCTACGTCTACAACATCGCACGAGGGTCCGAAAAGACACTAAGAAGAGAAAAGTTCGAGGCCTTTCTCAAGGGAACACAGGGCGCCTTATGGGTGGAGCCGTTGACCCAAGAGTCGTACTCTTTCCAAGACTTCTTTTGGGTATGGAGTCAAAATGAGTCGGCGTGGTCTGCCGTGAGGAGGCATGAGGAATTGGACGCCTCAAAACCGATCAGCAACTACTTCATTAGCAGCAGCCATAACACATATCTGGATGGTAATCAGCTCTCGTCCAACAGCACGGCTGATGCCTATCGCGAGGTTCTCAGCAACGGTTGCCGTTGCATAGAGATTGACGTCTGGAACAATCCCAACTCCCGTAGTACCTCCCGAACACCCTCCAAATCGCCACAAATGGAACACCGGCGTCAGTTTTCATCCAACTCAATACCGCGAATTGCGGCTGAAAGGCTCGATGCCCTCATGAGCAGACACAGCCGTAGCCCTAGCGCCCCCCAAAGCGCCTTCTCATCGCTCGAATCCAAGCACAGCCGGAGTCCAAGCGCCGCCCAAACCACCTTTTCGACTCTAGAAACGCGAGAAAGCTCTACCACCCTCGATCCGCGAGACCTCGTCGGAAGCCGATCCCGGGCCTCCTCTCGCTCCAAGGAGGACAAATTCAACGGTGAGCCCgtcgtccaccaccacggcacCATGACCTCCATGATCAGCTTCCGCGAAGTCTGCATCGCCGTCCGCGAAACCGCGTTCCAAAGGAACCCCCTGCCCATCATTGTCTCCCTCGAAGTTGGCGCCGACAAGGAACACCAAGAGATGATGGTCCAAATCATGAAAGAGGAGTGGGACGGCtacctcctcgacaagccATTCGATCATATCGACCACATTACACAACAGCCAAGGCTCAATGAACTCTACAACAAAATCCTCATCAAAGTCAAGCGCATATCTGACAAGCAAGTCGAAGACGAGATTGAGCGCGGGAGGAAGCTCGGAATCAGCTCCATCAGAGCCAAACCGCCCATTACCAAGCCCCTGGCCGACCTGGCGATCTACACCCACAGCGAGCACTTTGACGACCACCAGTCCCTCCACTCCCGCACCCCATCCCATATTTTCAGCCTCAGCGAAGACTGCTTCCACGCCTTGGCTCACGACGCTACCAAAATCCGAACTCTCCTCTCACACAACCGCGACTTCTTCATGAGGATATACCCCAAGGGTCTCCGCGtggacagcagcaaccccgaCCCCTCTTTCCactggagaaggggggtcCAAATGGTAGCCATGAACTGGCAGCGCACTGACGAAGGGATGATGATCAACGACGCCATGTTTGCGAACACTCACGGCTGGGTGTTGAAGCCCCCAGGACTGTTGAGTGACGAAAACGTTGACGTGGAGGACATCCCCAGGCGAACATTGGATTTGCGAATTACCGTCCTGGCAGGGCAGGCGATTCCCTTACCGCGGGACAGGAGGCAGTTaggcggggtgggggtgatgggggataGGAGATTCAGGCCGATGGTGAAGGTTGAGCTGCATGTGGAGAAGCAAAAGGGGGGGAATCAGGATTTGGTCaaggagacggtggtggcggagacGGATAATCCTGATTGGGGGTATGATAGCAAGTCGTTGGACTTTTTTGAGGTGAAGGATGTGATTGAGGGGTTGAGTTTTGTGAG ATTCAAAGTAGAGGACAGCTCCTCCATCCGCGACAACCTCATGGCTTGGGCCTGCATCCGCCTTGACAGGCTGCAGACCGGGTACCGGTGTATTGACCTGCTGTCCAAGACTCGTCGAAAGACGGAGCACGCGAAGTTGTtggtcaaggttgagaaggTTTTTCGGGCTGAGACGCCTGCGtaa